The following coding sequences are from one Arthrobacter sp. PvP023 window:
- a CDS encoding carbohydrate ABC transporter permease produces the protein MPAGTKNAGRPPASAKVRAGQTRRRRNALTAWLFALPFVLIFSVFMLGPLVSSFLMSFTDFTSRDIENPLAVGFVGIDQYAALFRNPQFLHSVLNTAYFVVVGIPLTTVLALALAVALNNGITRFRTAFRVGFYTPVVTSIVAVAVVWRFILQPDGLLNVILGWVGIAGPDWLNSTTWSMPALILLAVWRNLGTLMIIFLAGLQAVPGDILEAAEVDGANAWQRFMRITLPMLRPTLLLGTVLLSVGFLQFFEEPFVMTKGGPLDSTLSVSYFTYNQFGFGKYGLASAASYVLFVAIALLSLLQFRALRSKD, from the coding sequence ATGCCTGCCGGCACCAAAAATGCCGGCAGGCCTCCGGCCAGTGCCAAGGTGCGCGCAGGGCAGACGCGGCGGCGCAGGAACGCGCTGACGGCGTGGCTGTTCGCGCTGCCTTTCGTCCTCATCTTCTCCGTGTTCATGCTGGGACCGCTGGTGTCGTCGTTCCTGATGTCATTCACCGACTTCACCAGCCGCGACATCGAGAACCCCCTGGCGGTCGGATTCGTCGGGATTGACCAGTACGCCGCGCTTTTCCGGAACCCGCAGTTCCTCCACTCGGTGTTGAACACCGCCTATTTCGTGGTGGTCGGCATCCCGCTCACCACGGTCCTTGCCCTCGCGCTTGCGGTAGCCCTCAACAACGGCATCACGCGTTTCCGCACCGCCTTCCGCGTGGGTTTTTACACCCCCGTGGTCACCAGCATCGTGGCCGTGGCCGTGGTGTGGCGGTTCATCCTGCAGCCTGACGGCCTCCTGAACGTCATCCTCGGCTGGGTGGGAATCGCCGGGCCGGACTGGCTCAACAGCACCACCTGGTCCATGCCGGCCCTGATCCTGCTGGCCGTCTGGCGGAACCTGGGCACGCTCATGATCATCTTCCTGGCCGGGCTGCAGGCTGTTCCGGGCGACATCCTCGAGGCCGCCGAAGTGGACGGCGCCAACGCCTGGCAGCGGTTCATGCGGATCACCCTGCCCATGCTGCGCCCCACGCTCCTGCTGGGAACCGTGCTGCTTTCGGTCGGCTTCCTGCAGTTCTTCGAAGAACCGTTCGTCATGACGAAGGGCGGCCCGCTGGATTCGACCCTGTCCGTCAGCTACTTCACGTACAACCAGTTCGGGTTCGGCAAATACGGCCTGGCCTCCGCGGCCAGCTATGTGCTCTTCGTGGCCATCGCGCTGTTGAGCCTGCTCCAATTCCGAGCCCTGCGATCCAAGGACTGA